Proteins encoded within one genomic window of bacterium:
- a CDS encoding rRNA pseudouridine synthase, with translation MTRRRTASRLWPASPAPWCRRRPPARTPPRRRTRPGRQRPAERTETIRLNRFLALAGVASRRRCDEIVRAGRVAVDGRPVRDPALAVDAEAARVTLDGRPLAPSRGETWLLNKPAGVLSAASDARGGRTVIDLARAAGVKARLYPVGRLDRDSRGLLLLSNEGELALRLTHPRYGVEKAYRARLDAPLDPAGERRFAAGLELADGPTRPCRLRALPGRARYAVVLAEGRKRQIRRMFECLGRTVLDLQRVRLGPLRLGDLPEGALRPLSAAERERLKRAAGLR, from the coding sequence ATGACGCGGCGGAGGACCGCGAGCCGGCTCTGGCCCGCATCGCCCGCGCCCTGGTGCCGCCGGCGCCCGCCGGCGCGAACGCCCCCGCGGCGGCGGACGCGGCCTGGGCGGCAGAGGCCGGCGGAGAGGACTGAGACCATCCGCCTCAACCGCTTCCTCGCCCTGGCCGGCGTGGCCAGCCGGCGTCGCTGCGACGAGATCGTGCGCGCCGGCCGCGTGGCGGTGGACGGACGACCGGTGCGCGACCCCGCCCTGGCCGTCGACGCCGAGGCGGCACGCGTCACCCTGGACGGGCGACCGCTGGCGCCGAGCCGCGGCGAGACCTGGCTGCTCAACAAGCCCGCCGGCGTGCTCTCCGCCGCCAGCGATGCGCGGGGTGGGCGCACGGTGATCGACCTCGCGCGGGCCGCCGGGGTGAAGGCGCGCCTCTATCCGGTCGGGCGCCTGGACCGCGACAGCCGCGGCCTCCTCCTGCTCAGCAACGAGGGCGAGCTGGCCCTGCGGCTCACGCATCCGCGCTACGGCGTCGAGAAGGCCTACCGCGCCCGGCTGGACGCTCCCCTCGACCCGGCGGGCGAGCGCCGCTTCGCCGCCGGGCTCGAGCTCGCCGACGGCCCGACGCGGCCCTGCCGGCTGCGGGCGCTGCCCGGTCGCGCCCGCTACGCGGTGGTCCTCGCCGAGGGCCGCAAGCGGCAGATCCGGCGCATGTTCGAGTGCCTGGGGCGGACGGTCCTCGATCTCCAGCGCGTTCGCCTGGGACCGCTGCGCCTGGGCGATTTGCCCGAGGGCGCGCTGCGCCCGCTGAGCGCGGCGGAGCGCGAGCGGTTGAAACGCGCCGCCGGGCTGCGCTAG
- the scpB gene encoding SMC-Scp complex subunit ScpB, with amino-acid sequence MSVDLKRTVEALLFAAPEPLSLSRLQAILPDVERRALPALLAELAADYDAGGHAFQLAELGGGWRIVTRPAHAARIEELLRGQRRVRLTRASLETLAVVAYRQPCTRVDVEAVRGVNCGGSLATLIERGLLRITGRAETLGRPLLYGTTPEFLGFLGVNGLDELPRLAEIEALLAPADAEGESPVPAGERRERLLDGVDALETLLAERALADGEPELAAAAAAWRASLAGGGDAGADAEALGAEEPLAHRAALDAALAAERALLAEAADALSALDAEPPLAADDAAEDREPALARIARALVPPAPAGANAPAAADAAWAAEAGGED; translated from the coding sequence ATGTCCGTCGATCTGAAGCGCACGGTGGAGGCGCTGCTCTTTGCCGCCCCCGAGCCGCTGTCCCTGAGCCGCCTGCAGGCGATCCTGCCCGACGTCGAGCGGCGGGCGCTGCCGGCCCTCCTGGCCGAACTCGCCGCCGACTACGACGCGGGCGGCCACGCCTTCCAGCTCGCCGAGCTGGGGGGCGGCTGGCGCATCGTGACCCGGCCCGCGCACGCCGCGCGCATCGAGGAGCTGCTGCGCGGCCAGCGCCGCGTCCGCCTGACGCGCGCCTCGCTGGAGACCCTCGCCGTGGTCGCCTACCGCCAGCCCTGCACGCGTGTGGACGTCGAGGCCGTGCGCGGCGTCAACTGCGGCGGCTCGCTGGCGACGCTCATCGAGCGCGGGCTGCTGCGCATCACCGGCCGCGCGGAAACCCTCGGCCGCCCGCTGCTCTACGGCACGACGCCCGAGTTCCTCGGCTTCCTCGGGGTCAACGGATTGGACGAGCTGCCGCGTCTGGCGGAGATCGAGGCCCTGCTCGCTCCCGCGGATGCGGAGGGCGAGAGCCCGGTGCCCGCCGGCGAGCGCCGCGAACGCCTGCTCGATGGCGTGGACGCGCTGGAGACCCTCCTCGCCGAGCGGGCGCTGGCGGACGGCGAGCCCGAGCTGGCCGCGGCCGCGGCCGCCTGGCGCGCGAGCCTCGCGGGTGGCGGGGACGCCGGCGCCGACGCCGAAGCGCTCGGAGCGGAGGAGCCGCTGGCCCATCGGGCCGCGCTCGACGCGGCGCTGGCCGCCGAGCGGGCCCTGCTCGCCGAGGCGGCCGACGCCCTGAGCGCCCTGGACGCGGAGCCGCCACTCGCCGCCGATGACGCGGCGGAGGACCGCGAGCCGGCTCTGGCCCGCATCGCCCGCGCCCTGGTGCCGCCGGCGCCCGCCGGCGCGAACGCCCCCGCGGCGGCGGACGCGGCCTGGGCGGCAGAGGCCGGCGGAGAGGACTGA
- a CDS encoding aminotransferase class I/II-fold pyridoxal phosphate-dependent enzyme, whose translation MDFEKLARQEILKVRPYVPGKPVEELQREKGLQSIIKLASNENPHPPSDAVLAVLGRACSELNRYPDDSAYHLHRALAEHLGVSEGRIFIGNGSVEILYLLAQLFVRPGENLVYATPSFVVYDIVARLSPGEGRPVPCDGDFRHDLPAMLARGDAATKG comes from the coding sequence ATGGACTTCGAGAAACTGGCCAGGCAGGAGATCCTCAAGGTGCGCCCGTACGTCCCGGGCAAGCCCGTGGAGGAGTTGCAGCGCGAGAAGGGCCTGCAGAGCATCATCAAGCTGGCCTCCAACGAGAACCCGCACCCGCCCAGCGACGCCGTGCTCGCCGTGCTCGGCCGGGCCTGCAGCGAGCTGAACCGCTATCCCGACGACAGCGCCTACCATTTGCACCGCGCCCTGGCGGAGCACCTGGGCGTCAGCGAGGGGCGCATCTTCATCGGCAACGGCTCGGTGGAGATCCTCTACCTGCTCGCCCAGCTCTTCGTGCGGCCCGGGGAGAACCTCGTCTACGCGACGCCCTCCTTCGTGGTCTACGACATCGTCGCCCGGCTGTCGCCGGGCGAGGGGCGGCCCGTGCCCTGCGACGGCGACTTCCGGCACGACCTGCCGGCGATGCTGGCGCGCGGCGACGCCGCGACGAAGGGG